One Dehalococcoidales bacterium DNA window includes the following coding sequences:
- the trxB gene encoding thioredoxin-disulfide reductase — protein sequence MKKEYDVIIIGGGPAGLAAGIYTARDRFSTLIIERALIGGNITTTDDVENYPGFPEGITGFELTAKMHEQATKHGAETINANVNTVDVSGSKKIVHSSEGDFFARALVIASGTERVKLNVPGEKELTGRGVSYCATCDGPFFKNKTVAVVGGGNAALYEAIHLAKFAEKVYLIHRRDAYRATMAVVEKINANPKIEPVLNSVVTKISGESRVNNIEIKNVSDNSNSNLKIDGIFVAVGLSPNTEFVKGLVDMNRQGSIEVDERLETSVSGIFAAGDVRINSIRQVVTAAGDGAHAAFHIREYLES from the coding sequence ATGAAAAAAGAATATGACGTTATAATCATCGGAGGTGGGCCAGCCGGCCTCGCTGCTGGTATCTATACTGCCAGGGATCGGTTCAGTACCCTGATCATAGAAAGAGCTCTGATCGGCGGAAACATTACCACCACCGACGATGTTGAAAATTATCCGGGTTTTCCGGAGGGAATCACCGGCTTTGAACTGACCGCAAAAATGCATGAACAAGCCACAAAACACGGCGCAGAAACAATTAATGCGAACGTCAATACTGTAGACGTGTCTGGTTCAAAAAAAATCGTCCATTCTTCTGAAGGAGATTTTTTCGCCAGAGCCCTGGTAATTGCTAGCGGAACAGAACGGGTTAAGCTCAATGTGCCGGGAGAAAAAGAACTGACCGGCCGCGGGGTATCATATTGTGCAACCTGCGATGGGCCTTTTTTCAAAAATAAAACCGTTGCGGTAGTCGGTGGGGGTAACGCTGCGCTTTACGAAGCAATTCACCTAGCCAAATTTGCCGAAAAGGTATATTTAATCCATCGCCGCGATGCTTACAGGGCAACCATGGCTGTGGTTGAAAAAATAAATGCAAATCCCAAAATTGAACCGGTTTTAAACAGCGTTGTAACCAAAATATCCGGCGAATCCCGGGTTAATAATATCGAAATTAAAAACGTCAGTGATAACTCGAATTCAAACCTGAAAATAGATGGAATATTTGTAGCTGTAGGGCTCTCCCCCAACACTGAATTTGTGAAAGGTCTGGTTGATATGAACCGACAGGGCAGCATTGAAGTAGATGAAAGATTGGAAACCTCGGTATCGGGAATTTTTGCTGCTGGTGACGTACGTATCAATTCAATTCGCCAGGTCGTCACCGCAGCCGGAGATGGGGCTCATGCGGCTTTTCATATCAGGGAATATCTGGAATCGTAG
- a CDS encoding acyl-CoA dehydratase activase produces the protein MNVTDNITYMGVDIGSVSTKLAIVDNQGHMKAGCCLPTAGNPTKALKEALDQIRTVLPSDKLAGVAVTGSGRKLASELLGADIIKNEITCQAIAALRTDRNVQTVVEIGGQDSKLIIIRNGLVADFGMNTVCAAGTGSFLDHQASRLGISLEDMSQLAEKSLNPVTINATCTVFAESDMITHQQTGFGCEDIVYGLCKALVANFRRSVIQSRMVREPVVFQGGVARNKGIQRAFREELGIDLLIPDHPELTGAVGAALLCLAEKNPGESRFKGFNCLSLNR, from the coding sequence ATGAACGTAACCGATAACATTACTTATATGGGAGTTGATATCGGCTCCGTAAGCACCAAACTGGCTATTGTTGATAACCAGGGGCACATGAAAGCCGGATGCTGCCTACCAACTGCAGGAAATCCCACAAAAGCCCTGAAGGAAGCCCTGGACCAAATAAGGACGGTGCTTCCTTCAGATAAGCTAGCTGGCGTCGCGGTTACCGGTAGCGGACGTAAACTGGCCAGTGAATTGCTTGGAGCAGATATCATCAAAAACGAAATTACCTGTCAGGCGATAGCCGCATTGCGTACTGACAGGAACGTACAAACAGTGGTAGAGATCGGCGGCCAAGACTCTAAACTAATTATAATTCGTAATGGACTGGTGGCGGATTTCGGCATGAACACAGTATGCGCTGCTGGCACTGGCAGTTTTCTTGACCATCAGGCATCCAGATTAGGGATTTCTCTCGAAGATATGAGTCAGCTGGCTGAAAAAAGCCTCAACCCGGTAACCATAAACGCAACCTGTACAGTTTTTGCCGAGTCAGACATGATAACTCACCAGCAAACAGGATTTGGCTGCGAAGATATTGTATATGGGTTATGTAAAGCTCTTGTTGCCAATTTCCGCCGTTCGGTGATACAGTCACGAATGGTTCGCGAGCCGGTTGTATTCCAGGGAGGAGTAGCCCGCAACAAGGGAATACAGCGGGCGTTTCGAGAAGAACTTGGTATAGATTTACTTATTCCTGACCACCCGGAATTAACTGGAGCGGTTGGAGCAGCCCTACTCTGCCTGGCAGAAAAAAATCCGGGAGAAAGCCGTTTCAAGGGATTCAATTGCCTTTCACTCAACAGATAA
- a CDS encoding M20 family metallopeptidase, with protein sequence MNNKQELIKRILHDVKTCKKDLMALCLKIHASPETGMAEFNASTWITEFLESHGFVINRGIEGLPTAFLANYGKGKPHIALLAEYDALPELGHACGHNIIGTAAAGAAVVAKHAIDSYGGMITVIGSPSEEFHCGKELLIRKGIFSDIDIAMMIHPGSQNASVISTLACVNLEIEFTGQEAHASANPEEGVNALEAMLLSFNAVNSLRQHIPESARIHGIITDGGQAANIVPAHSGAMFMVRATTMEYLEQLQRKVINCFKGASLATGAKLEYRWANVYCKPMKNNRTLAEIFNKNMATTGRVMETKEVDFASTDMGNVSQIVPSIHPVIAIAPAGTSLHSIDFLNAAASDEGIKGMMDGMLAMALTITDILGHPNVISDIHTDFHSKK encoded by the coding sequence ATGAATAACAAACAAGAATTAATAAAACGAATACTTCATGATGTCAAAACCTGCAAGAAAGATCTGATGGCTTTGTGTCTCAAGATTCATGCGTCTCCTGAAACGGGCATGGCGGAATTCAATGCTTCAACATGGATTACAGAATTCCTTGAAAGCCACGGCTTTGTGATAAACCGTGGAATCGAAGGACTTCCTACCGCCTTTCTGGCAAATTATGGTAAAGGAAAACCGCATATTGCCCTTCTGGCTGAATACGATGCACTCCCCGAGCTTGGCCATGCCTGCGGACACAATATCATTGGCACAGCCGCAGCAGGAGCAGCAGTCGTTGCCAAACACGCCATTGATAGTTATGGAGGAATGATAACAGTTATCGGCTCACCATCAGAAGAATTCCATTGCGGCAAGGAATTACTTATTCGAAAAGGGATTTTTTCGGACATTGATATAGCAATGATGATCCACCCGGGCAGCCAGAATGCATCCGTCATATCCACCCTCGCATGTGTAAACCTTGAAATAGAATTTACTGGCCAGGAAGCCCATGCATCTGCTAATCCGGAAGAAGGCGTTAATGCACTTGAGGCAATGCTCCTCAGCTTTAACGCTGTCAATTCACTTCGGCAACATATCCCTGAATCAGCCCGAATACATGGTATTATTACAGATGGGGGTCAAGCCGCCAACATCGTACCTGCTCATTCAGGGGCAATGTTTATGGTAAGAGCAACCACCATGGAGTATCTTGAACAACTGCAACGCAAAGTAATAAATTGTTTTAAGGGCGCATCTCTGGCTACAGGTGCAAAACTTGAATACCGATGGGCAAATGTTTACTGCAAACCAATGAAAAACAACCGGACGCTGGCAGAAATTTTTAACAAGAACATGGCAACTACAGGCCGGGTCATGGAAACAAAAGAAGTGGATTTCGCCTCTACAGACATGGGTAACGTTAGCCAAATAGTACCTTCAATTCATCCAGTCATAGCCATCGCACCAGCTGGTACTTCTTTACACTCGATAGATTTTTTAAACGCTGCTGCTTCTGATGAAGGAATAAAAGGAATGATGGATGGCATGCTGGCTATGGCACTTACCATTACTGATATCCTCGGTCATCCAAATGTAATATCCGATATTCATACAGATTTCCACAGTAAAAAATGA
- the uvrA gene encoding excinuclease ABC subunit UvrA — protein MPQQYITVKGAREHNLKNVDVTIPRDKLVVITGVSGSGKSSLAFDTIYAEGQRRYMESLSAYARQFLGRMEKPDVDYIEGLSPAISIDQKGVSNNPRSTVGTVTEIYDYLRLLFARAGHPYCPQCGQEITAQTVEQIVDSLLQLPEFTKIMLMAPLIKGRKGEYVQLFADLRLSGYSRVRVDSKIIDLSEDISLDKNKKHTIEVVVDRLVVDREGNPSRMAGSVETALKLGGGLLLVSIVDGEELLFSEHYSCAHCGTSLGEIEPRTFSFNSPHGACTACTGLGFKQEFDPDLIFPDKELSIAEGAIHPYQSQNWYLHQLSDVVSRYGFSTHEPVKDFTREQLDLILYGEGEEPKHYRNQFGKIRDYYNGFEGVIPRMKRLYRDTESEQSRQFMERYMINLPCPGCEGKRLKPEALAVRVAGINIAEATSMQVSALLDWVQILRSENGSLTSREKLIAREILKEIESRLNFLVNVGLDYLTLDRVSSTLSGGEGQRIRLATQVGSGLMGVLYVCDEPTVGLHPADDERLIATLTRLRDLGNTVLVVEHDESMMLTADYIIDMGPGAGEHGGQLIACGTLEEIKRSPHSLTGQYLSGKKTIPIPTKRRPGNGKSITIRGARENNLKDIDVRIPLGCFVSVTGVSGSGKSTLMHEVLYKKLAQKLYRSREKPGLCKDIEGIEHIDKLIHIDQAPIGRTPRSNPATYTGTFTLIRELFATSPEAKVRGYGPGRFSFNVKGGRCEACAGDGYTRIEMQFLPDVTVPCDVCRGKRYTREVLTVRFKGKNIAEVLDMTVTEALIFFENFPRIKRKLETLHDVGLGYIRLGQPATTLSGGEAQRVKLATELARRPLGHTLYMLDEPTTGLAFEDVSLLLKVLQRLTDAGNTVLIIEHHMDVIKNSDWIIDLGPGAGDKGGELVAAGRPEEVAANPSSVTGRFLSKLSSIESTVAETA, from the coding sequence TTGCCACAACAATATATCACAGTTAAAGGTGCACGAGAGCACAATCTCAAGAATGTTGACGTAACAATCCCGCGCGATAAACTGGTTGTAATAACCGGAGTTTCCGGCTCTGGAAAAAGCTCGCTGGCTTTCGATACCATTTACGCAGAGGGGCAACGCCGTTATATGGAGTCCCTGTCCGCCTATGCCAGGCAATTCCTCGGCCGCATGGAAAAACCGGATGTAGACTATATTGAAGGCTTGAGCCCTGCGATATCGATAGATCAGAAGGGTGTCAGCAACAATCCCAGATCAACCGTAGGAACAGTTACCGAAATATATGACTATCTCCGCCTATTGTTTGCCCGGGCTGGACATCCTTATTGCCCACAGTGCGGGCAGGAAATAACTGCCCAGACTGTCGAGCAAATTGTTGATTCTCTCTTGCAGTTGCCAGAGTTTACAAAAATCATGCTGATGGCTCCGTTGATAAAAGGGCGCAAGGGTGAATATGTACAATTGTTTGCTGATTTACGTCTCTCTGGCTATTCCAGGGTCAGAGTGGACAGTAAAATCATTGATTTGTCAGAAGATATTTCACTGGATAAGAATAAGAAACATACAATTGAAGTTGTTGTTGACCGTCTGGTGGTTGACAGGGAAGGGAATCCCAGCCGAATGGCTGGATCAGTTGAAACTGCACTCAAGCTTGGCGGTGGATTACTGCTTGTTTCTATCGTAGATGGTGAGGAATTGCTTTTCTCGGAGCACTATAGCTGTGCCCATTGCGGTACAAGCTTGGGCGAAATCGAGCCCCGAACATTCAGCTTCAACAGTCCCCATGGTGCCTGTACTGCCTGTACTGGCCTGGGATTTAAACAGGAATTTGATCCCGACTTGATCTTTCCCGATAAAGAACTATCAATTGCGGAAGGGGCGATCCACCCTTACCAATCTCAAAACTGGTATTTGCATCAACTGTCAGATGTAGTGAGCCGTTATGGTTTTTCCACGCATGAACCTGTCAAAGATTTTACCCGGGAGCAGCTTGACCTGATACTTTACGGCGAAGGAGAGGAGCCGAAACATTACCGCAACCAATTTGGAAAGATAAGAGATTATTATAACGGTTTCGAAGGTGTTATCCCACGTATGAAGCGTTTGTATCGAGATACGGAATCGGAGCAATCGCGCCAGTTTATGGAGCGCTATATGATAAATCTCCCTTGTCCAGGATGTGAGGGCAAGCGGCTCAAGCCAGAAGCACTCGCGGTCAGGGTTGCCGGTATAAACATTGCCGAAGCCACTTCCATGCAAGTCAGTGCTCTTCTGGACTGGGTGCAGATATTAAGAAGTGAAAATGGATCGCTAACCTCAAGGGAAAAACTAATTGCCAGGGAAATTCTCAAGGAAATAGAGTCCAGGCTTAATTTTTTGGTTAATGTGGGGCTCGATTACCTTACACTTGATCGGGTTTCATCTACCCTGTCAGGCGGTGAGGGGCAACGCATACGCCTGGCAACCCAGGTGGGGAGTGGATTGATGGGGGTATTATATGTGTGTGATGAACCGACTGTTGGATTGCATCCTGCCGATGACGAGCGCCTGATAGCTACACTCACTCGCCTGCGCGACCTTGGCAATACTGTGCTCGTAGTTGAGCATGATGAGTCTATGATGCTCACTGCAGATTATATTATAGACATGGGCCCGGGTGCCGGTGAGCATGGCGGACAGCTGATAGCCTGTGGAACCCTGGAAGAAATTAAAAGATCTCCGCATTCACTCACCGGGCAGTATCTGAGTGGTAAAAAGACTATACCGATACCAACTAAACGCCGGCCGGGTAATGGCAAGAGTATTACTATCCGTGGTGCAAGGGAGAATAACCTTAAGGACATTGATGTCAGGATACCTTTGGGATGCTTCGTAAGCGTAACTGGTGTGTCGGGGTCAGGTAAGAGTACCCTGATGCATGAAGTCCTTTATAAAAAACTCGCTCAAAAGCTGTACCGCTCTCGCGAAAAACCTGGATTATGCAAAGATATCGAAGGTATTGAACACATCGATAAGCTGATTCATATCGACCAGGCTCCGATTGGAAGAACACCTCGAAGCAATCCTGCTACTTATACCGGAACATTTACCCTGATTCGTGAGCTGTTTGCAACTTCTCCGGAAGCTAAAGTCAGGGGGTATGGACCCGGTCGGTTTTCTTTCAATGTCAAGGGTGGCCGGTGTGAAGCCTGTGCTGGTGATGGCTATACACGAATCGAAATGCAATTTCTGCCTGATGTAACCGTACCCTGTGATGTTTGCCGTGGAAAGCGGTACACACGTGAAGTCTTGACGGTAAGGTTCAAAGGTAAAAATATTGCCGAAGTACTGGATATGACCGTGACCGAAGCATTAATTTTCTTCGAAAACTTTCCAAGGATAAAACGTAAACTGGAAACTTTACATGATGTCGGCTTGGGTTATATTCGTTTAGGGCAGCCGGCAACTACGCTATCCGGTGGTGAAGCACAGCGGGTTAAACTGGCTACAGAACTTGCCAGAAGGCCGCTTGGGCATACCTTGTATATGCTTGATGAGCCTACAACCGGGTTGGCTTTTGAGGACGTATCTCTTTTACTTAAGGTTCTCCAAAGGTTAACTGACGCTGGTAATACAGTACTGATTATTGAGCACCATATGGATGTAATAAAAAACTCGGATTGGATTATTGATCTGGGGCCAGGCGCTGGAGACAAGGGCGGGGAGCTTGTGGCTGCCGGGCGTCCCGAAGAAGTTGCGGCTAATCCCTCTTCGGTTACCGGGAGATTTTTAAGTAAGCTGTCCAGTATTGAAAGCACTGTTGCGGAAACAGCCTGA
- a CDS encoding HDIG domain-containing protein yields the protein MDREKAFLKVQENVGSQNLIKHMLATEAIMRALANRIGEDEALWGLTGLLHDIDMEICDGDMQSHSKIGAQMIHDMDVGVEVVNAVLRHNEAHGYEVQTRLDRALFCSDALTGLITTTALVRPDKKISSVELKSIKKKYKEKGFAAGVSREQIETCRNLGLELDEFIELGLKAMQAISDELGL from the coding sequence TTGGATAGAGAAAAAGCATTCTTGAAAGTACAAGAGAACGTTGGTAGTCAAAACCTTATCAAGCATATGCTAGCTACCGAAGCAATCATGCGAGCGCTGGCGAATCGCATTGGGGAGGACGAAGCCCTCTGGGGGCTAACCGGACTTTTACACGATATTGATATGGAAATTTGCGATGGTGACATGCAATCTCATTCAAAAATTGGAGCTCAGATGATTCATGATATGGATGTTGGGGTAGAGGTTGTCAATGCAGTGTTACGCCATAACGAAGCTCATGGCTATGAAGTTCAAACCCGTCTGGATAGAGCATTATTCTGCTCAGATGCCTTGACCGGATTGATCACCACCACCGCACTGGTAAGGCCAGATAAAAAAATCTCCTCCGTAGAACTTAAATCGATTAAAAAGAAGTACAAAGAAAAAGGTTTCGCAGCCGGGGTGAGTCGTGAGCAGATTGAAACCTGCAGAAATCTTGGTCTTGAGCTGGATGAGTTTATAGAGCTAGGATTAAAAGCCATGCAGGCGATTTCGGACGAATTGGGTCTTTAA
- a CDS encoding SMC family ATPase: MIPVRLKLRNFMSYKGDLPAFSFSGIHTACISGDNGAGKSSLIDAMTWALWGKTRATSDDELISIGADEVEVEFDFNASGNLYRIIRKRSKAKKAGSAGLPGLDLLIYSDEGFNSITGDTLTKTQESIKNLLRMDYDTFINSAYLRQGHADEFSRQTPAKRKEVLASILKLEVYNELADIARQKTRERQAEKETLERAIEEIKNELAAREEVSTELENATTGLKNTEEEYEKAKSLHETLRQQARSLQDRQEQSIQLRYDSDERKRQLTEWRKSAESIRLLITNYEIILQQARTIEEGYQLHKDAEKNLERMSLQLNQLNRLSVQKNTWEKSIQSERARLNSQVEVTKRNVSELDKKISELTRLESALEKARAEQTDLKKQQDAISTEENQLKSLEEQLRETRFQSAQSAERIRDIDSRIKLVSDNVEPQCPLCEKPLNDEERNFIIEKYVQEKNSLAIAIKEASVRQSEIVKTLNAELAGQKLKQSDLQKKILQNQQNISVLNHRISECNQASDKLATEKTILQQLENCLTSGDYAKNEQAELAKVNQLIADIDYNEDTYREARKILSATESYREQHLKLAEARNQIDIEKEKLSQAEGAIKNLQDRIDLDMAAINKMEQELKELPLVTSKLTTAETLLKESEHSLNNNREMVYKLQAKLEAFTELESKLAENKIKLKTVGSEESIFKHLARAFGKNGIQGMLIDMAIPEIENEANRILGKMTDNRMHMKLESQREKKTGGKAETLDIHISDEEGTRDYEMYSGGEAFRIDFALRIALSKLLANRSGAPLPTLIIDEGFGTQDNIGLEKVKEAINSIQDDFEVILVITHIDELKNAFNNRIEVTKTSEGSVVNII; this comes from the coding sequence ATGATCCCCGTACGGCTTAAGCTACGTAACTTTATGTCCTACAAAGGAGACTTGCCGGCTTTTTCTTTTTCTGGTATTCATACCGCTTGCATCTCAGGCGACAATGGTGCCGGTAAGTCCTCCCTGATTGACGCTATGACTTGGGCGTTATGGGGCAAGACACGGGCAACCAGCGACGACGAACTGATATCCATCGGAGCTGATGAGGTGGAGGTTGAGTTTGATTTTAATGCCTCAGGAAACCTGTATCGAATTATACGCAAACGCAGTAAAGCCAAAAAAGCCGGATCAGCAGGACTCCCCGGTCTTGATTTGCTGATTTATTCTGATGAAGGATTTAATTCCATTACTGGTGACACCTTAACCAAAACCCAGGAGTCGATTAAAAACCTTCTTCGCATGGATTATGATACCTTTATCAACAGCGCATACCTGCGCCAGGGACATGCTGACGAGTTCAGCCGGCAGACACCCGCCAAAAGGAAAGAAGTACTCGCCAGCATTTTAAAGCTGGAAGTGTATAATGAACTGGCTGACATAGCCAGGCAAAAAACCAGAGAAAGACAAGCCGAAAAAGAAACTCTTGAACGTGCAATAGAAGAAATAAAAAACGAACTTGCAGCACGTGAAGAGGTATCAACCGAACTGGAGAACGCAACAACTGGTCTTAAAAATACAGAAGAGGAATATGAGAAGGCAAAAAGCCTCCATGAAACACTCCGGCAACAAGCTCGCTCTCTCCAGGACCGACAGGAACAGTCAATCCAGCTTAGATATGATTCTGACGAACGCAAAAGACAGCTCACTGAATGGAGGAAAAGCGCTGAATCAATCCGCCTGCTGATTACAAACTACGAAATAATACTGCAACAAGCCCGAACCATCGAGGAAGGATACCAGCTTCACAAAGATGCAGAAAAAAACCTCGAAAGAATGAGCCTGCAGCTAAATCAGTTGAACCGCCTTTCGGTACAAAAAAACACCTGGGAAAAGTCTATACAATCAGAACGAGCCCGGCTAAATAGCCAGGTTGAGGTTACCAAACGAAATGTATCTGAATTGGACAAGAAAATTTCCGAACTGACTCGATTAGAATCCGCTCTGGAAAAAGCCAGGGCAGAACAAACAGATTTAAAAAAACAGCAGGATGCAATCTCAACTGAGGAAAATCAGCTAAAATCCCTGGAGGAACAACTCAGGGAAACCAGGTTCCAATCAGCACAATCCGCTGAGAGAATACGTGATATCGACAGCAGGATAAAACTGGTTTCCGATAATGTCGAACCACAGTGCCCTCTATGTGAAAAACCCCTAAACGATGAAGAACGAAACTTTATTATAGAAAAATACGTGCAAGAAAAAAACAGTTTAGCCATTGCAATAAAAGAAGCATCGGTCAGGCAATCTGAAATCGTAAAAACATTGAATGCAGAATTGGCAGGGCAAAAACTCAAACAGTCAGATCTGCAAAAGAAGATACTGCAGAATCAGCAGAATATAAGCGTCTTAAACCATCGCATCAGCGAATGCAACCAGGCATCAGACAAGCTCGCAACCGAAAAAACAATCCTCCAACAACTTGAGAACTGTTTGACGTCTGGCGATTATGCAAAAAACGAACAGGCTGAATTGGCCAAGGTCAACCAGCTGATTGCCGATATCGACTACAACGAAGATACTTACAGAGAAGCCAGAAAAATCCTTTCTGCAACTGAATCTTATCGAGAACAGCACCTTAAGCTAGCCGAAGCCAGAAACCAGATCGACATAGAAAAAGAAAAACTTTCCCAAGCTGAAGGAGCAATCAAAAACCTCCAGGACAGAATAGATCTTGATATGGCTGCGATAAACAAGATGGAACAAGAGTTAAAAGAACTCCCTTTGGTGACCAGCAAACTCACGACAGCAGAAACGCTTCTAAAAGAATCTGAGCATTCGCTTAACAATAACCGGGAGATGGTTTATAAACTGCAAGCCAAACTGGAAGCCTTTACGGAACTGGAAAGCAAATTGGCTGAAAATAAGATTAAACTAAAAACCGTTGGCAGCGAAGAAAGTATATTTAAGCATCTTGCCCGGGCTTTTGGTAAAAATGGAATTCAGGGCATGTTGATTGACATGGCTATCCCAGAAATTGAAAACGAAGCGAACCGCATCCTTGGTAAAATGACAGACAACCGAATGCATATGAAACTGGAATCACAAAGGGAGAAAAAAACTGGGGGCAAAGCGGAAACGCTTGATATACATATCTCAGATGAAGAAGGTACGCGTGACTATGAAATGTACAGTGGCGGTGAGGCTTTTCGGATTGATTTTGCCCTTAGAATAGCCCTGTCCAAATTACTTGCCAATCGAAGCGGAGCCCCCCTGCCAACCCTTATTATCGATGAAGGATTTGGCACTCAAGATAATATCGGACTGGAAAAGGTAAAGGAGGCTATTAACTCAATTCAAGACGATTTTGAGGTTATCCTGGTGATTACTCATATTGATGAGTTGAAAAACGCTTTCAATAATCGTATAGAGGTAACAAAAACGTCAGAAGGTTCGGTTGTTAATATAATATAA